TGGGCATTTTATCGATCTTAAGTGCTTCGAGGATGATCCGCAAAACTGGTTCTTCCTTTCCCTTTTTCGTCCAGCGATCAGCGTATCACAGATGATCCACAGGATTCCAGAACATACAGCGGCACAATCTCATACCTGCCTCAAGGGCTGCACATGGACAACACCCCGGGTCTGGGTCAGGCGGTAGATCAGCACATCGTCCGGCCAGCTGTTCCCATCCGTCCGGTAGGTGACAAGCACTTGGACAAGGCCGTCAACAGGGGGACTTTGAAGGAAGGAAAGAATCTCGGCACCGGCTTCAAAAAAGGTATCGAAACAAAGCGGGGCGACACGCTTGAGATGTTCCATGACGATCAAAACAGCTGTCACAGCGCCCTGGTCAATGGTTTTCAGGGCTCGGATGGATTTCCGGTATTTGTAATAGGCGCTCCTGCTGATCCCCGCCTGCTTGACCGCTTCATTGACTGAGCGGACACGGCCCTGATCCAGCAGTTTTTTTACTTCCATGACCTTGAGGAATACTTCAGGCAAATCGTCACCTTTGACAATATAATAGGCATCCGTCGTTTTTTTCTGTCTGGCCATGTCACTGCGTCCTTTCTTCATCAGCCGGCCGCCCAAACTGTTGATCCAAAAACAGCCTGAAGGCCTGTCCGCGGTGGCTGATGGCATTCTTCTCGTCCGGCGGCAGCTCGGCCAGGGTACCTTGCCTGTTATCCGGGATAAAAACCGGATCGTAGCCGAAGCCCCCGCTTCCCCGGGCTTCATAAGCGATGGTCCCGCCGGTCCTGCCATGATAGAGTTCCGTTTGGCCGCCGGGGGAAATGACCGCCAGGGAACAGTGGAAATGCGCCCGCCTCTCCCCTTCGCCGGCCTCTTTCAGGCGGTCGAGCAGAAGACGGCAGTTTTCCTGGTCTGTCGCTCCGGATCCGGCATAGCGGGCTGAATGGATCCCCGGATCCCCTCCCAGGTAATCGACAACCAGTCCCGAGTCGTCGGCCATGACCCAGCCTCCCGCTTTTTCATGAAGGGCCCGGCACTTGATCAGGGCATTCTCGTCAAATGAATGCCCGTTCTCGTCCGCTTCCAACACCAGGCCAAGCTCATCCGGCCCGATCAGGCGGACAGGCCATCCTTTCGCCATGGCCTTCAATTCTTCAAGCTTGCCCTGATTATGGCTTGCCACCGCAATGATCGTCATTGTGCTTTCCCTGCCCGTCAAGATTAAAGCCCCAGAAAGTCCGCCATGGCAAAAGCAGCCTTTCGAACTGTTTCCTCTTCATAAGGTGAAGGATAACCGGCATGGCCAAAGCCGGCAAAGGGATCTGTTCCAGGCTCCTGATCGAGCAGTTGCGAAAAGGCGGTTTCCAGGACCTGGTGCCGGCGGCCAAGCGGCAGGGTTCCCAGGACTGAGACAGCTGCCAGCGCTTCGGAAATGCCAGCCAGCGGCCGGCTCCAAAGGGAGGGGGCGTAGAGCCACAGATCTTCCGTGGGTATCAGGGAAGGCGCTTCTTCCGCAGACCCTGACGGGAGATAGCGTCTGGCGATCTCATTCCAGGCGTGGCGGAAGACTTGGAGGTTGGTCACCCGGGCACGGCTCAGGAACTCCTCCATTTCATCCAAAGCACATAAGAGAGGCAGGTCAAGGGCCAGCTCCGCCATGTCGTATTCCCGGGCATAGCGGGCCATGATCCCGTAAAAGAGCCCCCAGACCCGCTGCGAGAGCATTGACAGGGAATAGCGGGCAAGATTCAAGCGCATCCCGGCTTCCGGCGATGCCAGCGGCCAGGGCAGCTCCTGGGCACCGGACAGCTGTATGAGGATGGATCCTGTTTCGGCGAAAACCGTGGAGGCGAACCATTCCTGCGGCAGAGGGGGCAACAGGAGATAGGACCGGTTTGTATCGGGAAAGTGGATCCCTGACATGTCATGGTGGGGGTCGGCGGCGCAGTAATCAAAAGAGTCCGGATCCTGACGCGGTTCGCCCGTAACGTGAAAAGACAGGGCACCTGCTTCCCCCATGGATTCAAAATGGGCCGCCCGGGGTCCCAAGAGGCTTCTCAAGCCCTTAAGATAAGTTTTCTCCAGTGGATAGGCCGACAAATCGAGCGTGGGAACTCCGAAGGACGCGGGGTAGATGACGTCCCAGGGTTTTGGTTCCGCAAGCCCCAGCCGCTTCCATTGCGAGGCCCGGATGGCCGGGACAAGAGGGGTCAGGTGTTTTTGAGCAAGCTGGCGGAAGGCTGTGGCCTGCATCCGTTTCTCTTCCGTCAGGCCGGACCGGGCCAGGGCATAATCGAAGAAGGTCTTGAAGCCGGCCTGCCCGGCCATGGACCGGCGGGTCTCATGGAGTTGGACGAAATGTTTTTCAACTTCATCCCTGTACCGTGCCAGCCGGCCTGCCAGTGAACGGTAGGCCCTCATGCGGCGTTCGCGCGAATGGGACTGGAGCATGCGCCTTGCCTCTCCCATGACCGCGCCGGTCCGGAGAGAGGAAAGTGACAGTTCGTCAAGTCTTTTCAGCTGGCCTGCGATCAGGTCCTTTTCTTTTTGAAGATCGGGAAGGATTTTCTTTTGATATGAGGCAGCCAGGTTCTTCGCCGCCGCTGGTAAATCCGGCCCGATCAGGGAGGCCGCTTCCAGTCCTTTTGATGATTTTGAAATGCTGGCAAAAAAGCGGGAATATTCACAAAGAAAGGCGAGGCAACCCTCCTCGGTCCGGTCCAGAGACTCCCTTATTCCCCTGTCGGCCGGATCCAAAAAGGCCCCGACGATCAGATCCTTGCGATAGGCTTCCATCTGGCGCAGGTCATCCAGTACTTGGCGGATAAGAGCAGCCAGCTCCTGCCGGTTGCGGGCGGAGCGGAGCCGGGCGTATGCCTTTTCAGCCCTTTCTTCCAGCAGGCCGTTGTCCAAGCCCTCCAGCCACGTTACAGGGTCTTTTTTTTGAGCCATCGCCTGCCCGCCTTACATCCGGTCAACCGGTTCAATGCCGGCCAGCCGAAGTCCGGCAATAAGTGTGCGGCCAACCGCTCCAGCCAGGGCCAGACGTGCAGCCGTCAGCGATTCATCGCCGGCTTTCAGGACAGCCGTGTGATGGTAAAAAGTATTGAAGGCCCGGGCAAGCGCCATGACCTGGCGAATCATAATGGAGGGCTCACAAGCCTGCCGGGCGGCTTCAACCGCCTTGGCAAAGCGGTCGATTTCCTTGATGACCTCCTGCTCATGGTCACCGTCAAGTCTGGACAGGTCCTCATCGCTGACCTGCCGGACACGGTCCATCATGCCGGCTGGCGCCTTGCGTTCCAAGGAAGCGCACCGCGTCACGGTGTAGAGCAGATAGGGGGCTGTATCCCCTTCAAAGTCAAGCATCTCCTCCCAGGAGAAAACAATGTCACGTTCACGGCTGTTTCGCAGATAGGCATAGCGGACGGCACCGAGGCCGATCCGCTCGGCAATGGAGGCCGCAAGTTTCCGGTCCATGTCCGGGTTGTTGGCCTCGATCAGGGCGGCAGTTTTGGCAACACTGGTATCCAGCAGATCGGCCAGCAGGACGACATTGCCGGTCCGGGTTGCCAGGGCCCCTTCAGCGAAACGGACGGTTCCGAATGCGACATGGATGCAGTCATCCGCCTTGGGAAAACCCATTCGCTTCATGACGGCAAAAACCTGATTGAAATGGTTTTTCTGAGGGATCCCCACCACGTAAATATTCTTGTCGAAATGGTACTCCCGTTCACGGTAGAGTATGGAGGCAATATCGCGCGAAGCGTAGATGGTTGAGCCATCGCTTTTCAGGATCAGGCAGGGCTTGAGCCCGAAGGCATCCAGGTTGACGACCTGGGCTCCCTCACTTTCCTCGAGCAGGCCCTTCTCTTTCAGGATCTCGACAACTTCAGGAATCATGGGCGAATAGAAGCTCTCCCCGTTGGTGTTGTCAAAGTGAATACCAACCCGGTCGTAGATCTTTTTGAATTCCATCAAGCTGACCCGGCGGAAGGTTTCCCACAGGGCCTTTTCTTCCTCGCCGCCCTGTTCCAGCCGGTTAAAGGCCAGCCTGGCCTCATCTTCCAGTTTCGGATCCTGCTCTGACTCCTCATGAAACCTGACATAAATCCGGGTCAGCTCCTGGATAGGTGCCTGTTCAAGCGCCGCAGGGTCACCCCAGAGACGCCAGGCGACAATCAGCTTGCCGAACTGAGTGCCGTAATCGCCCAGGTGATTAAAACGTTCCACATGATAGCCCGCGTATTCGAACAAATTGGCGATCGCTTCGCCCAAAAAGGTTGAAAAACCATGGCCGACATGGAAGGGTTTGGCGATGTTGGGGGATGAGTACTCGACGATAACCGTTTTGCCCTGGCCCTCCCCGGTCGAGCCCGGCCGGTCGCCGGCTTCGATGGAGCGCCGCAAAACGGTCCGGGCCAGGTAATCCCGGCGGATAAAGAAATTGAGATAACCGCCGTCGGCCTCCACCCGGTCAATGGCCACGAATATTTCCTTGAATGATCCCTCCGAGCCCTCTTCCAGCCATTGCTTCAGCCCGCGGGCAATCAGGCTGGGCGCTTTTTTCATCTCCTTGGCGAAGCGAAAACAGGGAAAGGCAATGTCGCCCATTTCCGGCCTGGGCGGCCTGCCAAGTCCCGCCTCCGCCTCTTCCTGACTGATGGGCAGCCGGCCCGCCAGGGCGGCCGCGATCCTTGATTCCAAAGTCATTGTTCTCTCCCGTCAAGACCACAGGGGCGTGGGATACAGGCCCTGCCTGGCAAATCCAGCCAGAGCTTCCTCCACCCGCGGTCTGTCTTCTTTATTGGTTACGCCATACCAGCTGTCTGTCACCCGCATGACCTCTACCCGGGCCCTGCCTGAGGCTAGGCCCTGTCCGACCACAACGGGCAGCAAAAACTCAGAGGTCAAGGGATCCAGGTCCTGCAATCTTTCCAAAAAGCCCGCAAATTCCGAAGCAAGATCATGGACAAAAGAGACCGGGAAACCCCAAAAGTTCATAGACACGGGGCTGTCCAAATCGAGTGCCTGGTAGGCCGCCCCGCCTTCAAGCGGGTAGCGGGCACCCGCCCCCGACCGCTCAATGCCCTTGATCTCTCTCAGACCTTTGAGACTGCCGTCTTCTTCCATTTCGCAGACGCCGCGCGAGACCCGCCCGTGATCGGACAGAGTATCGCCCAGCCGCCACACACAAAGGCCAAGCCGGTCTCCTTCACCCGGGGCATGGTCCCTGGTCAAAAAATCCCGGATGGCCCGGTAGGCGGAGGGGCCATAGTAGTCATCGGCATTGATGACAGCGAAGGGCCCTTTGAGCTCTTCCCTGGCCGCCAGAACCGCCTGCCCCGTTCCCCAGGGCTTGATCCGGCCTTGGGGGACCGAATACCCGGCAGGAAGGTCTTGCAGATCCTGGAAGACATAAGTGTAATTGACCCTGCCCTCCAACCTGGGCCCGATCATCCGGTTAAAGGCCTCTTCGAAGTCCTTGCGGATGACAAAGATCACTTGTGAAAAACCGGCCCTTACGGCATCAAAGACTGAATAATCCATCAGGATCTCGCCTGAGGGTCCGAAGGATTCCAGCTGCTTGAGTCCCCCATAACGCGAGCCCATGCCGGCGGCCATGACGACCAGGACAGGATCTTTTTCCATCAGGTTTTATCCCTTTCACTTCATTCAAATGTGTTTCAATCATAACACGGACCAAAGGGCCCCGCCGGCAGTTTATCAGTCGGCCTGTGTTAGAATAAGGCTGGCCGGCAGCCAGCCGAACGGCTGCCGCATGAAGGGAATAAAGCACCATGACTAATACAAGCACAAGGGAAAGCGATATCCAGCTAGCCGTCCTGATTGACGCGGACAATGTCCCGCCCCACAATGTGAGGGGCATGATGGAGGAAATTGCCCGCTATGGGACGCCGACCATCAAGCGGATTTACGGTGACTTTACCAAACCGAACCTGGCCCAGTGGAAATCGCAGCTTCTTGATTACGCCATCAGCCCCATCCAGCAGTTCAGCTATACCACTGGCAAGAACGCCACCGATTCCGCCATGATTATTGATGCCATGGATATTCTCTACACCGACAAGGTAGACGGCTTCGTCCTGGTATCCAGTGACAGCGATTTTACCAAACTGGCTACACGTCTTCGCGAATCAGGAAAGACCGTCTACGGCTTCGGGGAGATGAAAACACCCAATTCATTTATTGCGGCCTGTGACCGCTTCATTTATCTGGAGATCATTGACCAGCACGCCGAGGAAGAAGATTCGGATAAAGAAAGGCCAGAAAAGGAACCGGTTTCCAAGCCGGCATCACGGACCAGGCCCTCAGCTAAAAAAGAGTCTGACAAAAAGGAAACCGAAAAAAAACCAGCCACGGAAAAAAAGCCGGCCGGCAGCCGGGACCGCAGCGGCATCCGCAAGGTCGACCGGGAATTGATCAAATTGATCAACTCGTCCATCCGGGATGTGGAGGATGAAAACGGCTGGGCTTTCCTGGCCGAGGTCGGCAACCTGATTATCAAAAAGCAGCCGTCTTTTGATTCGCGCAACTATGGCTACGATAAACTGACCACTCTGGTTCGCTCCATGGGCAAATACGACATCGAGATGCGGGATACGGGCAACCCCAACGTCAAGCTGGTTTACCTGAAGATCAAATCCCGCTGACTGGGAAAAAAGCTCAGTCCCAGCGGATCATCCGGAGCATCCAACCTGTCGGCAGCAACTTGGCAGCCAGCCGGATCAGCTTACCCGCAAAACTGGTGACAACCAGGCTCTTGTTTCGCCTCATGGCAGCCAGGGTCTTTTGCGCCACCCGGTCAGGATCCTCTATCCCCAGCCTTTTGTAGGATTTCAGCAGCGCTTCCTTTTGTTGGGGGGTAAAAAAGTCGGTCAGCATGGGATTGGGACAGGTGACGGTCACCCGTATCCCCTTTTGCCTCAACTCCCCGCCAAGCGCCAGCCCAAAGGACAAAATGAAGGCTTTGGATGCGGCATAGGCTGCAAAGCCGGGTTGGGGCAGAAAGGCGGCGACAGAGGCAGTGAAGAGGATGGAACTGCCTTCCGCCATGAAGGGAAGAGCCAGGGCTGTCATGGAAACCTGCGCCTTGACATTCAGGTCGCAAAGCAAATCGAGCGATTCAGGTTCAAGGCAGGAAAAGCTGCCGCTGCATCCCTGACCCGCATTGTTGACCAGCAAATGCAGGACTGGCTTCTCCCGATCCAGAATTCCCCTCAGCCGTTCAAATGACAGGTCCCGGGAAAGGTCCAGAGCCAGGATCCTGCTTTCATGGCGAAGTGAAGAGGAAAAGGCCATAAGTTTCTCTTCATCCCGGGCGATCAGCCACAAGACCATCTCGTCCGGCAGGGTCTCGTCTAGCAGTCGGGTCAGGGCGGCGCCCAGGCCCGACGAGGCCCCTGTGATCAGGGCAACGGCCTTCCCGGCTGCTTGCTTGTCTTCTGCTTCTTTCATCCGGTCAACCTCCGCTTTCCATCATATCATCTGCCTTCTTTGTGCTATCATAAATGCCGACTTGATTGCCAGTCATCTCTATTTTGAAAGCTACGAGGAGTCTATGGCCAGAACTTTTGTCATCGGGCTGACCGGATCGGGGAAACAGACCACGGTCAATGAAGATACCTTCAGTCTCAGTGGGCGGGTCTACCCCGACATGATCACCGGGAGTGAAGAGCAAACCGGCAGTTCCACCGGCTACAACCAGCTCTACGTCGTCACTGAAGGTGTGGGGGGCCCCGGCGTTGGCGACCTGGCGGGCCGTATCATCCAACGGACTGCCCATGACCTGGCTGACCTTCTGGGACGCTATCAAAGCCCTTCCCTCGACTTTCGAAAGTTCAGCCGGGACCTGGTCAAAGAGGCCCATAACCGTGTCCTGAGCCAGATCAAACCGCGCGGGAACGGGATAACGGGTGCCTCCATGGCCCTCCTTCTGATCGATGCCAACACGGCCTACGTCCTCAATGTCGGGCAAACAGACAGCTTCCTCTTTCGCGGCGGCGAGCTCTTTCTCCTGTGCAGCCCGGCAGATAATGGCAATGGCCGCCGGACCGCCCTGATCGGTGACAGCCGGTCTCCGGCACCCTCCGGCTTGATCACCACCCGGGAAGTTGACTTGAAACCGGGCGACATCATTCTCTTGACTTCAAGTGGTTTTCGTACGGGCTACAAGCCACACCAATTGATTGAGGATCTCTCCTCCCCTGACGCTTTTGCCGCCTCGATCCGGCAGGCGCAGATCCATTCAAGAAAAAGTGACGACTCCGCAAGCGGGACTGTCCTGGCCTTGAAAGTCAGGGATCTGGAGCTTTCTGAACCGGGCGAACCGGTCGCGGGGCTTGAAATCCGAAAATCCATCTACCACAAGGAAATCGGCGAAGATCAGCCGGAATCGGAAAAAGCCGGAA
This portion of the Fastidiosipila sp. genome encodes:
- the rdgB gene encoding RdgB/HAM1 family non-canonical purine NTP pyrophosphatase — translated: MTIIAVASHNQGKLEELKAMAKGWPVRLIGPDELGLVLEADENGHSFDENALIKCRALHEKAGGWVMADDSGLVVDYLGGDPGIHSARYAGSGATDQENCRLLLDRLKEAGEGERRAHFHCSLAVISPGGQTELYHGRTGGTIAYEARGSGGFGYDPVFIPDNRQGTLAELPPDEKNAISHRGQAFRLFLDQQFGRPADEERTQ
- the argS gene encoding arginine--tRNA ligase, with protein sequence MTLESRIAAALAGRLPISQEEAEAGLGRPPRPEMGDIAFPCFRFAKEMKKAPSLIARGLKQWLEEGSEGSFKEIFVAIDRVEADGGYLNFFIRRDYLARTVLRRSIEAGDRPGSTGEGQGKTVIVEYSSPNIAKPFHVGHGFSTFLGEAIANLFEYAGYHVERFNHLGDYGTQFGKLIVAWRLWGDPAALEQAPIQELTRIYVRFHEESEQDPKLEDEARLAFNRLEQGGEEEKALWETFRRVSLMEFKKIYDRVGIHFDNTNGESFYSPMIPEVVEILKEKGLLEESEGAQVVNLDAFGLKPCLILKSDGSTIYASRDIASILYREREYHFDKNIYVVGIPQKNHFNQVFAVMKRMGFPKADDCIHVAFGTVRFAEGALATRTGNVVLLADLLDTSVAKTAALIEANNPDMDRKLAASIAERIGLGAVRYAYLRNSRERDIVFSWEEMLDFEGDTAPYLLYTVTRCASLERKAPAGMMDRVRQVSDEDLSRLDGDHEQEVIKEIDRFAKAVEAARQACEPSIMIRQVMALARAFNTFYHHTAVLKAGDESLTAARLALAGAVGRTLIAGLRLAGIEPVDRM
- a CDS encoding nucleotidyltransferase produces the protein MEKDPVLVVMAAGMGSRYGGLKQLESFGPSGEILMDYSVFDAVRAGFSQVIFVIRKDFEEAFNRMIGPRLEGRVNYTYVFQDLQDLPAGYSVPQGRIKPWGTGQAVLAAREELKGPFAVINADDYYGPSAYRAIRDFLTRDHAPGEGDRLGLCVWRLGDTLSDHGRVSRGVCEMEEDGSLKGLREIKGIERSGAGARYPLEGGAAYQALDLDSPVSMNFWGFPVSFVHDLASEFAGFLERLQDLDPLTSEFLLPVVVGQGLASGRARVEVMRVTDSWYGVTNKEDRPRVEEALAGFARQGLYPTPLWS
- a CDS encoding NYN domain-containing protein, yielding MTNTSTRESDIQLAVLIDADNVPPHNVRGMMEEIARYGTPTIKRIYGDFTKPNLAQWKSQLLDYAISPIQQFSYTTGKNATDSAMIIDAMDILYTDKVDGFVLVSSDSDFTKLATRLRESGKTVYGFGEMKTPNSFIAACDRFIYLEIIDQHAEEEDSDKERPEKEPVSKPASRTRPSAKKESDKKETEKKPATEKKPAGSRDRSGIRKVDRELIKLINSSIRDVEDENGWAFLAEVGNLIIKKQPSFDSRNYGYDKLTTLVRSMGKYDIEMRDTGNPNVKLVYLKIKSR
- a CDS encoding SDR family NAD(P)-dependent oxidoreductase encodes the protein MKEAEDKQAAGKAVALITGASSGLGAALTRLLDETLPDEMVLWLIARDEEKLMAFSSSLRHESRILALDLSRDLSFERLRGILDREKPVLHLLVNNAGQGCSGSFSCLEPESLDLLCDLNVKAQVSMTALALPFMAEGSSILFTASVAAFLPQPGFAAYAASKAFILSFGLALGGELRQKGIRVTVTCPNPMLTDFFTPQQKEALLKSYKRLGIEDPDRVAQKTLAAMRRNKSLVVTSFAGKLIRLAAKLLPTGWMLRMIRWD